The genome window ACATGCCGACCAAATAGGCCGGCACGTTCGGCATCATCAGCGCCACGCGCGAGCCTTTGGGCAGGCCCAGGCTTTGCAGCCAGCCTGAAAATGCGCGCGCATGCTGATCCAATTGCGCATAGGTGATGTCGCTGCCCATGGCCGTGCAGGCGATGCGCGATGCGTACTGCTTGCAGGCCCGGTCCAGCAAGTCGGCCAGCGAGGAATAACCCTCGGTGGAGATCTCGGCTGGAACCCCCTGCGGGTAATGGGCAAGCCACGGACGCGTCATGGTAGTTGTCTCCATTAAATAGATTTTTGATTGATGATAACCTTGTTGCGTTCCCTAATTCCGCCTGACCTTCCCATGAAACTTCTCGAACCCATCGTCGCCTGGCATCACGATATTTCCCAGATCCGGCGCGACATCCACGCGCACCCTGAATTGGCTTTCGAAGAATTCCGCACCGCCGATGTCGTGGCGGCCAAGCTTGAAGAATGGGGCATTGAAGTTGACCGCGGCCTTGGCGGCACGGGCGTGGTCGGCATCATCCGCGGCAATCAGCCGGGCGACCGCGCCGTGGGCCTGCGCGCCGATATGGACGCGCTGCCCATGCAAGAGGTCAACACCTTTGCGCATGCCAGCCAGAACCAAGGCAAGATGCATGCTTGCGGCCACGACGGCCACACCGCCATGCTGCTGGCCGCGGCGCAATACCTGTCGCAGCATCGCGACTACGCGGGCACGGTCTACGTGATTTTCCAGCCCGCCGAAGAAGGCGGCGGCGGCGCCAAGCGCATGATCGACGACGGCCTGTTCAAGCGTTTCCCCATGGAAGCCGTGTTCGGCATGCACAATTGGCCCGGCATGAAGCCCGGCCAATTCGGCCTGACGCCGGGACCCATCATGGCGTCGAGCAACGAGTTCTCGATTGTCGTGAAGGGCAAGGGCACGCACGCCGGCATGCCCAACCTGGGCATCGATCCGGTCATGGCGGCAGTCCAACTGGCGCAATCGCTGCAAACCATCATCACGCGCAACCGCAATCCGCTGGATGCGGCAGTACTCAGCATTACGCAGATTCACGCTGGCAGCGCCGACAACGTGGTGCCTAACCATGCAGAATTGCGCGGCACCGTGCGCACCTTTACGCTGGATGTGCTGGACCTGATCGAACGCCGTATGGAAGAGATCACCCGCCACACCTGCGCAGCCATGGATTGCGAGGTGGAATTCACGTTCCAGCGCAACTACCCGCCCACCATCAATCACGCTGAAGAAGCCGCGTTCTGTGCCGATGTGCTGCGCGATATCGTGGGCGAAGCCAACGTCAACGACAACGTGCAACCCACCATGGGCGCCGAAGACTTCGCCTTCATGCTGCAAGAGCTGCCGGGCTGCTACGTCTGGATCGGCAACGGCACGGGCGACCACCGCGACAGCGGCCATGGTCTGGGCCCCTGCATGCTGCACAACGGCAGCTACGACTTCAATGATGAACTGCTGCCGCTCGGCGGCACCTATTGGGTCCAACTGGCGCTCAAGCGTCTGGCCAAAGCCTGATAGCCGGGCGTCTTCCCCAGACGCCTAGTCCCCGCCGTCCGCCTCGCCGATTGCCAGGCACATTGCCAGGAATCGGCCGGCGGCGCGGGCCGCCGCATCAGCATGGGGCACCAGAATGCTCAAGGTGCGCGTCAACGGCCTGGGCAACAGGCGCAACGCCGCCAAGGCCCCGTCCTCGTGCCGCATCGACATGACGGACACAAAACCCACCCCCAGCCCAGCGCGCACGGCCTGCTTCACCCCCTCTACCCCTGCAAGTTCCAGCCCGACCGACGGCGCCAAGCCCGCATCCGAGAATGCGCGCTCTACCAGCCGGCGCACACCGGAACCGGGTTCGCGCATGACCAGCGGCGATCCCGCCAGATCGCGCAGCGTCACCGCCCCCTTACCTGCCAAGGCGTGATCCGCGCGCACAATCGCCACCACCTCATCTTGCCGCCACGCATGAACTGCCGTATCGGCAGGCAGACCAGATGGAACATCGCCTTCAATGAACGCCAGATCCAACGCAGGCAGGCGTTCCACGATTTCGCGCGTGTTGCCGTCCGACAAATGCAGGCTGACCGCAGGAAATGCGTGGCGAAAATCAGCAACCAGGCCGGGCAGTAAGTAGCTGGCTGGCGTGGTGCTGGCGCCCAGGCGCAACGCACCGGTTTCCAGCCCCCGCCAGGATTCG of Achromobacter seleniivolatilans contains these proteins:
- a CDS encoding M20 aminoacylase family protein; amino-acid sequence: MKLLEPIVAWHHDISQIRRDIHAHPELAFEEFRTADVVAAKLEEWGIEVDRGLGGTGVVGIIRGNQPGDRAVGLRADMDALPMQEVNTFAHASQNQGKMHACGHDGHTAMLLAAAQYLSQHRDYAGTVYVIFQPAEEGGGGAKRMIDDGLFKRFPMEAVFGMHNWPGMKPGQFGLTPGPIMASSNEFSIVVKGKGTHAGMPNLGIDPVMAAVQLAQSLQTIITRNRNPLDAAVLSITQIHAGSADNVVPNHAELRGTVRTFTLDVLDLIERRMEEITRHTCAAMDCEVEFTFQRNYPPTINHAEEAAFCADVLRDIVGEANVNDNVQPTMGAEDFAFMLQELPGCYVWIGNGTGDHRDSGHGLGPCMLHNGSYDFNDELLPLGGTYWVQLALKRLAKA
- a CDS encoding LysR family transcriptional regulator, with product MTPDQLLTFACVADTGNISRAAEVLHLSQPAVSGQLRMLQDWFGEPLYRRSGHGIALTDAGERLAEQARQLRQVYRQAQAVRESWRGLETGALRLGASTTPASYLLPGLVADFRHAFPAVSLHLSDGNTREIVERLPALDLAFIEGDVPSGLPADTAVHAWRQDEVVAIVRADHALAGKGAVTLRDLAGSPLVMREPGSGVRRLVERAFSDAGLAPSVGLELAGVEGVKQAVRAGLGVGFVSVMSMRHEDGALAALRLLPRPLTRTLSILVPHADAAARAAGRFLAMCLAIGEADGGD